The genomic segment GGTTACCTATGCTTGTTCAAAAATTGAATATGCAAAAAATGCAAGCAATGGGTTTAAAACTTACGGCTGAAGATATTTACAGCGTTAACAAAGGCAGCTTAAAAGATGCTGTTATTGCTCTTGACCACGGTTCTTGCACCGGTGAACTCGTCTCTCCCGACGGTTTATTTCTGACAAATCATCATTGCGGATACGGTGAAATTCAAGCTCACAGCACTGTTGAACATGACTATTTAACTGATGGTTTTTGGGCTATGTCAAGAGAAGAGGAATTACCTAACCCCGGAAAAACTGTTTCGTTTTTAATTAGTGTAGAAGATGTTACCGATAAAGTTAATGAAGTTGTAAATGATGAAATGTCAGAAAAGGAAAGAGAAACTGCTATTATGAAACTTGCTGCGAAACTGGAAAAAGCAGCAGTTGATAATTCAAAAGAATGGTATGAAGCAAAAATGCAACCCTTCTTCGAAGGCAACAGCTACTATTTGTTTGTATATGAAACATTTATGGATGTTCGTTTAGTGGGTGCCCCTCCTTCATCAATAGGAAAATACGGTGCCGATACCGATAACTGGATGTGGCCTCGACATACCGGAGACTTTTCAATGTTCCGAATTTATTGTGCCCCTGACGGAAAACCTGCTGAATATTCTGAAGAAAATGTACCTTTCCATCCAAAAAAATTCTTTCCTGTTTCGGTAAAAGGAACAAAAAAGAATGATTTTGCAATGGTTATGGGATATCCCGGAAGCACTACAAGATACATGACATCTTGGGGCGTTGACCAAGAAATGAAAAACACTAATGCCATAAGAATTAAACTAAGAGGCATTAAGCAAGATATCATGAAAAAAGAAATGAATGCTTCTGATAAAGTAAGAATTCAATATGCATCTAAGTATTCTCGATCAACGAACTATTACAAATATTCAATAGGACAAAATAAAGGTTTAAAAGCTTTAAATGTCGTGGCTAAAAAACAAAAAGGAGAAGCAGAACTTGAAGCTTGGATAAATAAGAAAAAGAAAAGAAAAGAAAAATACGGAGAAGCCCTTCCTATTATTAAAAAATTAACAAAAGAGTTAGACGAAGCAAATAAAGTTCAAAATTATTGGGTTGAAGCATTTTGGTTAGGACCTGAATGTATTAAAGCAGGCTTAAGAGGGTATTACGGTTTGCAAAGAGCAGCAGGAAACGAAGAAGCAATGAAAGAATTTAAAGAAAAAGGGAAAGATTTTTTCAAAGATTATTACCAACCTATTGACAAAGAGATGTTTATTGCAATGTGTGAAACCTACAAAGAAGATATTAATCCTAATTATTATCCGAGTTTCTTTAAATTAGTAGATACAGTATATAGCGGTGATTTTTCAAAATATGCTGATTACCTGTATTCAACATCAGTTTTTGTTGACGAAGACCGTTTTAATAAATTTATGGAAAATGTAGATTTAGCAAAATTAGAAAAAGATCCTGCCGTTGTTGTTGCAAATTCGGTATATGCAGTATATACCGGGCTTCAAAAAGAAACTGAAGAAAAAATGTATGAATTTGATAAAGGAAAACGAAAATATCTGGCAGCATTATTAGAAAAAGAAAAAGATGTTGCTCATTATCCTGATGCTAATTCAACAATGCGTTTTACATACGGCTCAGTAGGAGATTATTCGCCTATGGATGCTGTTATTTATAAGCATTATACAACCTTAAAAGGATATATGGAAAAAGAAAAAGAAGGAGCACCGAAAACAGATGAATTTTATGTTCCGCAAAAATTGAAAGATTTATATGCCGCAAAAGATTACGGGCAATATGCTGACATTAGTTCTGACGGAAAAAAAGAAATGAGAGTTTGTTTCACAACCAATAATGATATTACCGGCGGTAATTCAGGAAGCCCTGTTATTAACGGAAACGGCGAATTAATAGGAATCGCTTTTGACGGAAACTGGGAAGCAATGAGCGGTGATATTGCATTTGAAACTGAACTTCAAAAATGTATTAATGTTGATATTCGATTTGTATTATTTGTTATTGACAAATATGCAGGAGCAAAACATTTAATCGATGAAATGACAATAGTAAAATAATAGCCTTAATCTTATTTAAAAGGTTGTCTTTAAAGGCAACCTTTTTTTATTGTTTTCAGTCATTTATAAAACAGTTATTCATTTTTTGAAAATACATTTTTATTATTTATTTTTATAATCTGATAATCAAACTTAAAAAATGAAAAGTTTCTTACATACAATATTACTCATAGTTTTAATTGCCGGCGGAAGCAGTAATATCAATGCACAATGTTTAGATTTAGTAAAAACAACCGGTTTTAATAAGTTAAATACTGAGTTATATGTTCCGGAAGGAAGGTTTGATGCTTTAACATTAAGTGAAGGAGATAATTTAAAAGTTTACAAATCCTTTTTCAGAGGAAAAACATACAAAATCGTTGTAATCGGAGCAGAGAATATGCCTAAATTAAAATTTCAAGTAAAAACAATGCAAGGAAATGTTATTTATGATAATTCCGAAGATAATTCCGATAACTGGGAATACACCTCAGACAGAAATCAAAATTTAATGATAACAGTTGAAATACCTTCAAACTCAGATTCACAAATTGATACAGGCTGTATTGCCGTATTGTTAGGGTATAAAATGTAACTTCTTTTCTCTTCTTTCAGAACTAAATTGACTTTTGTTTATATTTATTTCTGTACATATAAGCAGCAATAATTCCTGCAATTGCCCCGAATAAATGTCCTTGCCAAGAAATTCCCGGTTGTTTTGGTAATACTCCGAATATCAAAGTTCCGCCGTATAATAACAAAACAATCAAACCTATTATAATTGCTTTAGGGCTTCTTCTGAATATTCCGCTGAATAATAAAAAACCTATGAAACTGAAAATAACTCCGCTGGCACCGATATGAACAGAGTTACTTTGGGCAAACAACCAAACGGCAAAACCTCCGACAAATATTGAAAAAATTGTAACAGGAATCCATAGCTTACTGTAAAACTGTACAATTAAGAATGTTAAAATAAATAAAGGTATAGAATTAGAAATTAAATGCCCCCAAGAAGCATGTAAAAACGGAGATAAAGGGACACCTATCAGACCCCATGTTTCACGAGGTCTTATTCCCAGTCCTTTAAAATCAGCAAAGAATACAATAATGTTTAAAATGTAAACTGCCCAAATAACTGCAACTGCCCATAGAGCAATTATTAAACTTTGTTTAAGTTCTTTTTTCATATCAAAAGTTATTTACCATTGCAAATATAAACAATTATTTTTACGAATGTCAGCATAAATTTGTCGTTAATACTTAAAACATTCAAAACTTCATTTAATATTATTGATTATCAAAAAGTTTTATGATATTTGAGAATTATTGAAATTTTATTTTAGAATTATGAGGAAGTTATTAAGTTTTTTTCTTTTAAATTTATTTGTATTTGTAATATTTGCTCAAAAAAATCCTTTATGGATGCGATATCCCTCTGTTTCTCCCGACGGAAAAACAGTTGCTTTTGCATATAAAGGAGATATATATAAAGTTTCTGCAAGCGGCGGAACGGCTGTTGCATTAACACAAAATCCTGCTTATGACTATAAACCTGTATGGTCTCCCGACGGAAAAACAATTGCTTTTGCATCAGACAGATACGGAAACTTTGACATTTTTACGGTTTCTTCAAAAGGAGGAACCCCCGAAAGGCTTACATTTTTTTCGGGTAAAGAAACTCCTTCTTCATTCAGCCCCGACGGAAAAAAAATATTATTTAGTGCATCTATTCAAGATTTACCGGAAAATACAGCATTCCCGAGAGGGTATATCAGCGAATTATATTATGTTCCCGTAAACGGAGGGCGTATAAGACAAATTTTATCAACACCGGCAGAAGCAGCACAATATTCAAAAGATGAAACAAAAATAATTTATCACGATTCAAAAGGACCTGAAAATTACTGGAGAAAACATCACACATCCTCAACAACAAGAGATGTCAGAGTCTTTGATAAAAATACAGGAAAGCATAAAATACTGTCAACTTATGCAGGAGAAAACAGAACACCGTTTTTTTCCGCCGATGAAAAAGAAATATTTTTCTTATCTGAGCAATTTGACAACAATTTTAATATTTGCAAGTTCAATTTTTCAAATCCCGAAAAAGTTACTCAAATTACACATTTCAAAAATCACCCTGTTCGTTTTTTATCAGTTTCTGACAATGATGATTTATGCTTCGGTTACGACGGAGAAATTTACATAATGAAAAAAGGACAAGAACCGGAAAAAATATCAATAAATATTTATTCGGATATTAAAGAAAAACCCGAAGAATATATGACTGAAACTTCCGGAGCAACAGATATGGATGTTTCGCCCGACGGAAAAGAAATAGCTTTCATTTTAAGAGGCAATGTTTTTGTAACTTCAACGGAATATTCTACTACAAAGCAAATTACATCAACTCCTGAGCAAGAACGTTCGGTGAGTTTCAGCCCCGACGGAAAAGCAATTTTATATGCATCGGAACGAAACGGAAGTTGGAATGTTTATCAAACAAAATTAATAAAAGATGACGAAACAAAATTTGTTTTTGCAACCGAACTTAAAGAAGAGGTTATTATTGCAAATAAAAAAGAAAACTTTCAACCGAAATTTTCACCCGACGGAAAAGAAGTTGCTTTTTTAGAAGAAAGGACAGAATTAAAAGTCATTAATTTAAAAAATAAAAAAATAAGAACCATTTTAAAAGGTTCTTATAATTATTCTTATTCTGATGGTGATCAATCTTATGAATGGTCGCCCGACAGTAAATCTTTTTTAGTAAGTTATTCTCCTAATATGCTTTTTTTTAATGATATAGCACTTGTAAATGCCGACGGAAAAAGTGAACCCGAAAATTTAACTCTCAGCGGATATTCTGACAGTAATGCTAAATGGGCATTAAAAGGCAAAGCAATGATTTGGGAATCAGACAGAAACGGGTATCGAAGTCACGGAAGTTGGGGATCGTACAGAGATGTTTACGCAATGTTCTTCACACAAGATGCTTATAATAAATTTAAATTAAGCAAGGAAGAATATGAACTTTATAAAGAAACCGAAAAAAAGAAAAAAGAAGAAGAAAGTAAAAAAGATAAGGATAAGAAAGTTGAGGACAAAAAGGAAAAAGAGGGTGAAAAAATTAAAGATATTAAAATTGAAAAAGAAGGTTTGGAAGATAGAATTGCAAAATTAACAATTAATTCGTCATCAATATCTGATGCTGTTTTATCTTCTGACGGTGATAAACTTTATTATTTATGCAAATTTGAAAAGGGTTATGATTTGTGGGTTAACAATCTCAGAAAAAAAGAAACAAAGTTGGTTTTGAAGTTATCGGGTTACGGAGGTTCACTTAAAATTGATAAAGACGGAAAAAGCTTATTTATGTTTTCGGGCGGAAAAATTATTAAAGTTTCTACATCAGGTTATAAAAAAACACCTGTTGCTTTTAAAGCAGAATATTATTTGAATAAAGAAGAAGAAAGAGCATATATGTTTGAACATGCTTGGAGGCAAACATATAAAAAATTCTACGCGGAAGATATGCACGGAGTTGATTGGGAGTTTTACAAAAAAGAATACAAAAAATTCTTGCCTTATATTAACAATAATTATGACTTTTCTGAACTTTTAAGCGAAATGCTCGGAGAATTAAATGCTTCGCATACCGGAAGCGGATACAGACATAAAGATAAAAAAGGCGATAAAACAGCATCATTAGGAATTTTTTATGATATGAATTATACGGAAGCCGGTATTAAAATTTCAGAAGTTATTGAAAAAGGTCTTTTGTCACGAGCAAAAACAGAAATTAAAAAAGGTTATATTATTGAAAAAATTGACGGGCA from the Bacteroidales bacterium genome contains:
- a CDS encoding S46 family peptidase, whose amino-acid sequence is MIKKFFAVLLVFTLILNTNVKADGDDEGMWLPMLVQKLNMQKMQAMGLKLTAEDIYSVNKGSLKDAVIALDHGSCTGELVSPDGLFLTNHHCGYGEIQAHSTVEHDYLTDGFWAMSREEELPNPGKTVSFLISVEDVTDKVNEVVNDEMSEKERETAIMKLAAKLEKAAVDNSKEWYEAKMQPFFEGNSYYLFVYETFMDVRLVGAPPSSIGKYGADTDNWMWPRHTGDFSMFRIYCAPDGKPAEYSEENVPFHPKKFFPVSVKGTKKNDFAMVMGYPGSTTRYMTSWGVDQEMKNTNAIRIKLRGIKQDIMKKEMNASDKVRIQYASKYSRSTNYYKYSIGQNKGLKALNVVAKKQKGEAELEAWINKKKKRKEKYGEALPIIKKLTKELDEANKVQNYWVEAFWLGPECIKAGLRGYYGLQRAAGNEEAMKEFKEKGKDFFKDYYQPIDKEMFIAMCETYKEDINPNYYPSFFKLVDTVYSGDFSKYADYLYSTSVFVDEDRFNKFMENVDLAKLEKDPAVVVANSVYAVYTGLQKETEEKMYEFDKGKRKYLAALLEKEKDVAHYPDANSTMRFTYGSVGDYSPMDAVIYKHYTTLKGYMEKEKEGAPKTDEFYVPQKLKDLYAAKDYGQYADISSDGKKEMRVCFTTNNDITGGNSGSPVINGNGELIGIAFDGNWEAMSGDIAFETELQKCINVDIRFVLFVIDKYAGAKHLIDEMTIVK
- a CDS encoding rhomboid family intramembrane serine protease yields the protein MKKELKQSLIIALWAVAVIWAVYILNIIVFFADFKGLGIRPRETWGLIGVPLSPFLHASWGHLISNSIPLFILTFLIVQFYSKLWIPVTIFSIFVGGFAVWLFAQSNSVHIGASGVIFSFIGFLLFSGIFRRSPKAIIIGLIVLLLYGGTLIFGVLPKQPGISWQGHLFGAIAGIIAAYMYRNKYKQKSI
- a CDS encoding S41 family peptidase, producing MRKLLSFFLLNLFVFVIFAQKNPLWMRYPSVSPDGKTVAFAYKGDIYKVSASGGTAVALTQNPAYDYKPVWSPDGKTIAFASDRYGNFDIFTVSSKGGTPERLTFFSGKETPSSFSPDGKKILFSASIQDLPENTAFPRGYISELYYVPVNGGRIRQILSTPAEAAQYSKDETKIIYHDSKGPENYWRKHHTSSTTRDVRVFDKNTGKHKILSTYAGENRTPFFSADEKEIFFLSEQFDNNFNICKFNFSNPEKVTQITHFKNHPVRFLSVSDNDDLCFGYDGEIYIMKKGQEPEKISINIYSDIKEKPEEYMTETSGATDMDVSPDGKEIAFILRGNVFVTSTEYSTTKQITSTPEQERSVSFSPDGKAILYASERNGSWNVYQTKLIKDDETKFVFATELKEEVIIANKKENFQPKFSPDGKEVAFLEERTELKVINLKNKKIRTILKGSYNYSYSDGDQSYEWSPDSKSFLVSYSPNMLFFNDIALVNADGKSEPENLTLSGYSDSNAKWALKGKAMIWESDRNGYRSHGSWGSYRDVYAMFFTQDAYNKFKLSKEEYELYKETEKKKKEEESKKDKDKKVEDKKEKEGEKIKDIKIEKEGLEDRIAKLTINSSSISDAVLSSDGDKLYYLCKFEKGYDLWVNNLRKKETKLVLKLSGYGGSLKIDKDGKSLFMFSGGKIIKVSTSGYKKTPVAFKAEYYLNKEEERAYMFEHAWRQTYKKFYAEDMHGVDWEFYKKEYKKFLPYINNNYDFSELLSEMLGELNASHTGSGYRHKDKKGDKTASLGIFYDMNYTEAGIKISEVIEKGLLSRAKTEIKKGYIIEKIDGQKIEANKDFYQLLNHKTGKNVLLTVKNTETGKTFTETVKPISLGAENNLLYDRWVKNRRAETEKLSGGKIGYVHVKGMNSKSFRKVYSDLLGRNYKKEAVIIDTRYNHGGWLHDDLATLFSGKKYVDFVPRGHEFGYDPMGKWVKPSIVLMSEGNYSDAHGFPYVYTTLKIGKTVGMPVPGTMTAVWWESLQDKSLFFGIPQVGARDMNGDLLENKQLEPDFKIENEYDIIIKNRDRQLEKAVEVMLKELNEK